From the genome of Anopheles moucheti chromosome 3, idAnoMoucSN_F20_07, whole genome shotgun sequence, one region includes:
- the LOC128304650 gene encoding uncharacterized protein LOC128304650, whose protein sequence is MKLWSVVAIVVLVKVFDVAALHRNPFDVIRGCKQYDKVEAYDGILKYFPTSNLLNVGHTKHSKYFKIAILGQNDGIIRYGDSLFPYDKYVIEIVLGGWGNTKSAGRHQYSEVPNHNLLIEIKTPQLMSQFQPTMFVVEVFHNGTVQVSIDGQDHPFLSFNDSKRTPANYMAFTKWNNDVIYFYDCPLEKVSAELLPLVRNNN, encoded by the exons ATGAAACTGTGGTCAGTTGTAGCGATTGTTGTGCTGGTTAAAGTGTTTGATGTTGCGGCATTGCACAGGAATCCATTCGATG TGATTAGAGGCTGTAAGCAGTACGACAAAGTGGAAGCCTACGATGGAATTCTTAAATACTTCCCGACGTCAAACCTACTCAATGTTGGTCATACGAAACATTCCAAGTACTTTAAAATCGCAATCTTAGGTCAGAACGATGGAATCATTCGGTATGGGGACTCCTTGTTTCCGTACGATAAATATGTGATTGAGATTG TATTGGGAGGATGGGGAAATACAAAAAGTGCTGGCAGACACCAGTATAGTGAAGTTCCGAATCATAACCTGCTGATCGAGATAAAAACACCACAACTGATGTCACAGTTCCAGCCCACCATGTTCGTGGTAGAAGTATTCCACAACGGCACGGTACAAGTTAGCATTGACGGACAGGATCATCCTTTCCTATCGTTTAACGATAGTAAACGCACTCCTGCCAATTATATGGCTTTCACCAAGTGGAACAACGACGTAATATATTTCTATGATTGTCCTTTGGAAAAAGTGAGCGCTGAACTGCTGCCCCTAGTGAGAAATAATAACTAG
- the LOC128304651 gene encoding uncharacterized protein LOC128304651: protein MKSFQLVVSAVILAVSIVDALNRNSFDQIKGCKQYNSVVDYHGAIPYFSTANMLHVGNTGRSKRFKIAILGPSDGHIRFGKTLFPYDSDVIEIVLGGWKNTKSAGRRQRRTGSNRNTNTQLGEAQTPNLMSQYRPVMFVLEVFNDGRVEVRLDGQPTPFLTFNDSYHISVDYMAFTKWEKDLIFFYDCPLNNESK from the exons ATGAAATCTTTTCAACTTGTTGTAAGTGCGGTGATCCTTGCTGTTTCCATTGTGGATGCGTTGAATAGAAACTCGTTTGATC AAATCAAAGGATGTAAGCAGTACAACAGTGTGGTAGATTACCATGGTGCGATTCCATACTTTTCCACGGCAAACATGCTGCACGTCGGTAACACAGGCCGCTCCAAGCGGTTCAAAATCGCAATTCTTGGCCCTAGCGATGGACATATTCGGTTCGGCAAAACGTTATTTCCTTACGACAGCGATGTGATAGAGATAG TGCTCGGAGGATGGAAAAACACTAAGAGTGCTGGACGACGACAGCGCCGAACAGGATCAAATCGGAACACCAACACCCAGCTCGGCGAAGCTCAAACCCCAAACCTGATGTCCCAGTACCGGCCTGTAATGTTTGTGCTTGAGGTGTTCAACGATGGTCGGGTGGAAGTGCGTCTCGATGGACAACCAACACCCTTCTTGACGTTCAACGACAGTTATCATATTTCTGTTGACTACATGGCATTTACCAAGTGGGAAAAagatttgattttcttttatgacTGTCCTCTGAATAATGAAAGCAAATGA
- the LOC128304649 gene encoding uncharacterized protein LOC128304649 — translation MKLWSVVAIVVLVKVFDVAALHRNPFDVIRGCKQYDKVGSYDAALTYFPTTNLLHVGHTENSEYFKIGILGPNDGHIRYGDSLFPYDKYVIEIVLGGWGNTKSVARHQYRKASNENSNNQLVEAQTPNLLSLFQPTMFVLEVFHNGTVQVSIDGQDHPFLSFNDSKRTPANYMAFTKWDKDMVYFYDCPLEDANVLYNSLLLNCTVV, via the exons ATGAAACTGTGGTCAGTTGTAGCGATTGTTGTGCTGGTTAAAGTGTTTGATGTTGCGGCATTGCACAGGAATCCATTCGATG TGATTAGAGGCTGTAAGCAGTACGACAAAGTGGGCTCCTACGACGCAGCTCTTACATACTTCCCGACCACAAATCTTCTCCATGTTGGCCATACAGAAAATTCCGAATACTTTAAAATCGGTATCCTGGGTCCGAACGATGGACACATTCGATACGGGGACTCCTTGTTTCCGTACGATAAGTACGTGATAGAGATTG TTTTGGGAGGATGGGGAAATACAAAAAGTGTTGCTCGACACCAGTATCGTAAAGCCTCGAATGAAAACAGCAATAACCAGCTGGTCGAGGCCCAAACGCCGAACTTATTATCACTGTTCCAGCCCACTATGTTCGTGCTGGAAGTTTTCCACAACGGCACGGTACAAGTTAGCATTGACGGACAAGATCATCCTTTCCTGTCGTTCAACGATAGTAAACGCACTCCCGCCAATTATATGGCTTTCACCAAGTGGGACAAGGATATGGTTTATTTCTACGATTGTCCTCTCGAGGATGCGAACGTTTTGTACAATTCCTTGCTTCTAAACTGCACTGTGGTTTAG
- the LOC128304648 gene encoding uncharacterized protein LOC128304648 has product MHPKLHTGLKMKSLPVVVIAAILAVSIVDAFIENSFEQIMGCKQYNSGAKYHGAVKYFSTASMRHVGSTGRSKFFKFAIFGPSDGLVRYGKTVYPYDSDGIEIVLGGWKNTKSAGRRQRRTATHQNVNTLLAEAPTPYLMSQYGPIMFVLEVFDDGQVKVRRYGQSTPFLSFNDTNRTPVDYMAFAKGDQDLIFFYDCPLGNPNRVDALK; this is encoded by the exons ATGCATCCTAAGCTGCACACTGGACTCAAAATGAAGTCTTTGCCAGTTGTGGTAATTGCTGCGATCCTTGCTGTTTCCATTGTGGATGCGTTCATTGAGAATTCGTTTGAAC AAATTATGGGGTGTAAGCAGTACAACAGTGGAGCAAAGTATCATGGTGCAGTCAAATACTTTTCCACGGCAAGCATGCGGCACGTCGGTAGTACAGGCCGCTCCAAGTTCTTCAAGTTCGCAATATTTGGCCCTAGCGATGGACTCGTTCGTTATGGTAAAACGGTATATCCTTACGATAGCGATGGCATTGAGATTG TGCTAGGTGGATGGAAAAACACTAAGAGTGCTGGACGACGACAGCGCCGAACGGCAACGCACCAAAACGTTAACACACTGCTCGCCGAGGCTCCAACGCCATATCTGATGTCCCAGTACGGTCCAATAATGTTTGTGCTGGAGGTGTTCGACGATGGTCAAGTGAAAGTACGTAGGTATGgtcaatcaacacctttcctATCGTTTAACGACACGAACCGTACACCTGTTGACTACATGGCGTTTGCCAAGGGTGATCAagatttgattttcttttacgaTTGCCCGTTGGGGAATCCCAACCGAGTGGATGCCCTAAAATAA
- the LOC128304644 gene encoding uncharacterized protein LOC128304644, with translation MDSTSDDSTAASSACISFLDLPDCMIEHVLENLTYDEIAKKRIVCRKIDRICQSLLNRGFIKMIRKHNMNLKAIKSQLPRRESERRNHPLSKHSDILTCIETRISMLSMTYSKFIEKELCCFIPGKVIDEVLNILGLIENTSRPLRAHEVLQELRDISSMAIEHFDENIAHRLKKIIGVQHHPKLGSHHNLPFPAASFIQHEVMLPCDVNGEKFIIPTLTPISQQTQKVLPTSSSSSSASSGTLGGLYCQSSYNGSCENNTTIARINNKTRKMRFDINRIDHTLSSFKAEMRSMRLMLVRRGAEIKELRRRLEESETKNLELLANINQLGFGAPSVGAEPTGASSTATSIKQCSIKPRTCSGMLKRLYTDTESQSSSSTVVPPSSEATETDMEGQEQETLGGSCSAKRVKLSD, from the exons ATGGATTCGACGTCCGATGACTCTACTGCAGCAAGTAGTGCGTGTATAAGTTTTCTGGATCTTCCCGACTGTATGATAGAGCATGTGCTGGAGAATTTAACATACGACGAGATAGCGAAAAAGCGCATC GTTTGTCGAAAAATCGATCGCATTTGCCAATCGCTGCTCAACAGAGGCTTTATCAAGATGATTCGAAAACACAATATGAATCTGAAAGCGATCAAATCTCAGCTGCCACGGCGTGAATCGGAACGACGGAACCATCCGCTATCGAAGCATTCCGACATCCTGACGTGCATCGAAACACGCATCTCCATGCTGTCCATGACGTACTCGAAGTTTATCGAGAAGGAGCTGTGCTGTTTCATACCGGGCAAGGTGATCGACGAAGTGCTGAACATACTGGGGCTAATCGAGAACACGTCGCGGCCTCTTCGGGCGCATGAGGTGCTCCAGGAGCTGCGCGACATTTCCTCCATGGCGATCGAACACTTCGACGAAAACATTGCGCATCGGTTGAAGAAGATCATCGGCGTACAGCATCATCCCAAACTGGGTAGCCACCACAATTTACCGTTTCCAGCGGCTAGTTTCATACAGCACGAAGTTATGTTGCCATGCGATGTAAATGGGGAAAAGTTTATAATACCAACGCTAACGCCCATCTCCCAGCAAACCCAGAAGGTGCTCCCGacatcatcgtcatcctcATCCGCTTCCTCTGGAACACTCGGTGGATTGTACTGCCAGAGCTCGTACAATGGAAGCTGCGAGAACAACACTACGATCGCGCGGATAAATAACAAGACGCGCAAAATGCGTTTCGACATTAATCGGATCGATCATACCTTGTCTTCGTTCAAGGCTGAAATGCGCAGCATGCGCCTGATGCTGGTGCGCCGCGGTGCCGAGATAAAGGAGCTGCGTCGTCGGTTGGAAGAatccgaaacaaaaaatttgGAACTGCTGGCTAACATAAATCAGCTCGGGTTTGGTGCACCATCGGTTGGGGCAGAACCGACGGGTGCATCGAGTACGGCCACATCGATCAAACAATGTAGCATTAAACCTCGCACGTGCTCCGGTATGCTGAAGCGGTTGTATACGGATACAGAATCTCAATCCTCCAGTTCCACTGTTGTGCCACCATCTTCGGAAGCAACCGAAACGGATATGGAAGGCCAGGAACAGGAAACGTTGGGTGGATCTTGTTCTGCCAAGAGAGTTAAGCTTAGCGATTAG
- the LOC128304647 gene encoding uncharacterized protein LOC128304647, producing the protein MIAFTLLVLTLGLSVDPSKGNVLHSNSFDAVKGCLQFDDVPGYNDTPVYFATNTFRNLGRTSNSRYFRIGIVGANDGHIRFGRSAFPFDENVVELVLSGWGNTQSVARRQLRRRNQSFNNVLLKEASTPRLLHRSRPLVFRMEVFDNGRVQLTKDGERRPFFEYSDSQNAIPPDYMAFVKWDVDLIYFYDCPLNDDSAGGEESVLLRCSLA; encoded by the exons ATGATCGCGTTCACGTTGTTAGTTCTGACGTTGGGCCTGTCGGTGGATCCCAGTAAAGGAAATGTGTTGCATAGTAATTCCTTTGACG CAGTCAAAGGATGCCTGCAGTTTGACGATGTGCCCGGATATAACGACACGCCGGTATACTTTGCCACAAACACCTTCCGAAATTTGGGCCGTACAAGTAACTCTCGCTACTTCCGAATCGGCATAGTCGGTGCAAACGATGGTCACATTCGCTTCGGACGATCGGCGTTCCCTTTCGATGAAAACGTCGTAGAGCTGGTGCTCAGTGGCTGGGGTAATACTCAATCGGTGGCCCGAAGACAGTTACGCCGTCGGAATCAATCGTTCAACAATGTGCTGCTGAAGGAAGCATCAACACCGAGACTGCTGCACCGATCGAGACCGTTGGTGTTCCGGATGGAAGTGTTCGATAATGGACGTGTCCAGCTGACGAAGGATGGCGAACGACGACCGTTTTTCGAGTACAGCGATAGCCAGAATGCGATTCCACCAGATTATATGGCGTTCGTAAAGTGGGATGTCGATCTGATTTACTTCTACGACTGTCCGTTGAACGATGATAGTGCTGGCGGTGAAGAGTCGGTGCTTTTGCGATGCAGCCTTGCTTAA
- the LOC128304652 gene encoding uncharacterized protein LOC128304652 → MIQLLDRVLSFINYWWFRYLMITELYMVESWERVTIHVFLFVIFLVQWYFNCKVVLPFTGNLLGIQPVDQQNVSPLPHS, encoded by the exons ATGATACAGCTGCTGGACCGTGTATTGAGCTTCATCAACTACTGGTGGTTTCGGTATTTGATGATAACGGAGCTGTACATGGTGGAAAGCTGGGAACGGGTCACGATAC ATGTGTTTCTCTTCGTAATATTCCTCGTCCAGTGGTATTTCAACTGCAAGGTGGTGCTTCCCTTTACCGGGAACCTTTTAGGCATTCAACCGGTGGATCAGCAGAACGTCTCGCCGTTACCACACTCTTGA